A region of the Myxococcota bacterium genome:
TGAAGCCAAGGGTCCCGGCGCGGCCTTACTCTCTGGTGAGCTGCCCCCGGATCTCGCCCGTGGGGTGCGTCGCGGTGTGGATGTTCAGATACCAGAGGCCTTTCTCGAGATCCGTGGCCTGCGCGGCGTTGAGCGTCGCCTCGCCTTTGATGGGACTCGAAGGCTTGCCCGGGATCATGAGCTCCGGCCCTCCGTTCGCGCCAGGCGCCGCCGGTCCGTGGAAGTGCGCGACCGTGGCTGGCCCGGAGAGACCCGCGTAGGTGATGGCGTACGCGAACTTCTTCGTGGCGGCGTCGTAGGTCGCAGCGATGCTGCCCGTGGCCTTGCTGTCGTTGGGTGGAACTTCATAGGACCCCTTGAGCTCCGCCTTGAACGAGATGACTCCCGCAAGGGCCGGAGTCGCGGCTGCGAGGAGCGCGGCGGATGCGAGAACGCCGAGAGCGCGCCGGGTGAGCTCGGTGAACATGGTGCCTCCAACGTCGGTGGTTCACGGTCGCGGAACTATACTGCGACCGACGAGCTGCTCGGTGGCCGCCATCCACTCCGCGCGATGCCCCGCATCACGAGCGCGACCCCGCTCCGCACCTGCTCCCGCACGGCATCGACGCTGGCGGCTTCGCTCGCCGAGAACACGAGCACCCAGGCGAGATAGATGGCGTAAAGCGTGGTCGCGGCTTGGCCGGCATCGACGCCGCGTGCGAGTGCGCCCTGCCGGCGCAGCCGACTGAGCAGGCCGTGCAGCTGTCCGAGCAGGCGCAGGTCGAGCTCGAAGGCTGCGCGGCCGACCGTCTCGGGCTCAGCGAGCGCTGCGGCGAAGAGCTCGCGCAGGAGCGCGCGCTCGTGGCGCCCGAGCAGGT
Encoded here:
- a CDS encoding CHRD domain-containing protein, with protein sequence MFTELTRRALGVLASAALLAAATPALAGVISFKAELKGSYEVPPNDSKATGSIAATYDAATKKFAYAITYAGLSGPATVAHFHGPAAPGANGGPELMIPGKPSSPIKGEATLNAAQATDLEKGLWYLNIHTATHPTGEIRGQLTRE
- a CDS encoding helix-turn-helix domain-containing protein translates to MRIQRRIGPERAAGGLRERQKAGREQRILRAAEALFARRGYADTAIEEVARRAGLAVGTVYNYFASKAELVLALLRRETRETLAAGDIAVASAPADPTRAVTQLLDVYVDLLGRHERALLRELFAAALAEPETVGRAAFELDLRLLGQLHGLLSRLRRQGALARGVDAGQAATTLYAIYLAWVLVFSASEAASVDAVREQVRSGVALVMRGIARSGWRPPSSSSVAV